Proteins co-encoded in one Hymenobacter swuensis DY53 genomic window:
- a CDS encoding chorismate mutase, whose protein sequence is MEQLLTSSADAAENPKFLKKKPLIISGPCSAETEEQLIATCTQLAATGKVDMLRAGIWKPRTKPGLFEGIGTKGLPWLQKAKQLTGLPTTVEVATPKHVEDALAFDVDVLWIGARTTVNPFSVQALADALRGVDIPVFIKNPVHPDLELWMGAVERLQKTGNQKIGLIHRGFASYGNTEFRNAPMWHLPIEMKRRLPELPIICDPSHICGNRTGLAAVAQKSIDLDFDGLMLESHIDPDNAWSDAKQQVTPQRLAELLDGLTWRHETTDQQEFLNKLSQLRAQINQLDEEILHLLGRRMQVAESIGSYKKENNITILQASRWNEILEHGIQQGQRLGLTEDFILKYFDAVHLESINRQNRVMNQK, encoded by the coding sequence ATGGAACAGCTCCTGACCTCCTCCGCCGACGCGGCCGAAAACCCCAAATTTCTCAAGAAAAAGCCGCTTATCATCTCCGGTCCTTGTTCGGCTGAAACCGAAGAACAGCTCATTGCCACCTGCACCCAGCTGGCCGCCACCGGCAAGGTGGATATGCTGCGGGCCGGCATCTGGAAGCCGCGCACCAAGCCGGGCCTGTTCGAGGGCATAGGGACCAAGGGCCTGCCGTGGCTGCAAAAGGCCAAGCAGCTCACCGGCCTGCCCACTACCGTGGAGGTGGCCACGCCCAAACACGTAGAGGATGCTCTGGCCTTCGACGTGGACGTACTCTGGATTGGGGCCCGCACCACGGTAAACCCCTTCTCAGTGCAGGCCCTGGCCGATGCGCTACGGGGCGTGGACATCCCAGTGTTCATCAAAAACCCCGTGCACCCCGACCTGGAATTGTGGATGGGCGCGGTGGAACGGCTGCAGAAAACCGGCAACCAGAAAATTGGGCTGATTCACCGAGGCTTCGCCAGCTACGGCAACACGGAATTCCGCAACGCGCCCATGTGGCATTTGCCCATTGAGATGAAGCGCCGCCTACCCGAGCTGCCTATCATCTGCGACCCAAGCCACATCTGCGGCAACCGCACCGGCTTGGCTGCCGTGGCCCAGAAAAGCATCGACCTGGATTTCGACGGGCTGATGCTGGAGTCGCACATTGACCCCGACAACGCCTGGAGCGACGCCAAGCAGCAGGTGACGCCCCAGCGCCTGGCCGAGCTGCTCGACGGCCTGACCTGGCGCCATGAAACCACCGACCAGCAGGAGTTCCTTAACAAGCTCAGCCAGCTCCGCGCCCAGATCAACCAGCTCGACGAAGAGATTCTGCACCTGCTGGGCCGCCGCATGCAGGTGGCCGAGAGCATCGGCAGCTACAAAAAGGAGAATAACATCACCATTCTGCAGGCCAGCCGCTGGAACGAAATCCTGGAGCACGGCATCCAGCAGGGCCAGCGCCTGGGCCTGACGGAAGACTTCATCCTCAAGTACTTCGACGCCGTCCACTTGGAATCCATCAACCGCCAGAACCGCGTGATGAATCAGAAGTAG
- a CDS encoding tetratricopeptide repeat protein, with product MVRLFLLLFGSLLLLPHVAPAQTATAAATATALRRARQLVLERRYESAWQLLALTDPTNADPAVVLQKADLALNYYTATDELRRFAFRNLKLLDLSPDSLRQLGQDSVRYAFAVRLVLERLQGRFPDNYKLSRALGDYYFTVQQCDCAEAELGEDEVFRRTIAQYQQAHAHGQGDYLSYFALGYAYQRLGRFQESLAPFERALQLRPTYATAHLNLAFVLLELKEFEKAREHARRAVELFPDAQHREDAGFLLSQIEERMK from the coding sequence ATGGTGCGCCTGTTTCTCCTGCTTTTTGGTAGCCTGCTGCTACTACCCCACGTGGCTCCGGCCCAGACGGCCACCGCGGCCGCCACGGCTACGGCCCTGCGTCGCGCCCGGCAACTGGTGCTGGAGCGCCGCTACGAAAGTGCCTGGCAGCTGCTTGCCCTCACTGACCCCACCAATGCCGACCCGGCCGTAGTGCTGCAGAAGGCTGATCTGGCCCTTAACTACTACACCGCTACCGACGAGCTTCGCCGCTTCGCCTTTCGCAACCTAAAGCTCCTGGACCTCAGCCCCGACAGCCTCCGCCAGCTGGGCCAGGACTCGGTGCGCTACGCTTTTGCCGTGCGCCTAGTGTTGGAGCGCCTGCAGGGCCGCTTCCCCGATAACTACAAGCTCAGTCGGGCCCTCGGCGACTATTACTTCACTGTGCAGCAGTGCGACTGCGCCGAGGCCGAGTTGGGCGAGGACGAAGTGTTCCGCCGCACCATTGCCCAGTACCAGCAGGCCCACGCCCACGGCCAGGGCGATTACCTCTCCTACTTTGCCCTCGGCTACGCCTACCAGCGGCTGGGCCGGTTTCAGGAGAGCCTCGCGCCCTTCGAGCGGGCCTTGCAGCTACGTCCCACCTACGCCACCGCCCACCTCAACCTGGCCTTCGTGCTGCTGGAGCTCAAGGAATTTGAGAAGGCCCGGGAGCACGCCCGCCGTGCCGTAGAGCTCTTCCCTGATGCCCAGCACCGCGAAGACGCCGGCTTTTTGCTCAGCCAGATTGAGGAGCGGATGAAGTGA